A stretch of DNA from Bradyrhizobium algeriense:
TCTGGCGCTCGTGGCAGCCGAGCGCGTGCTCAAGCCCGGCGGGCGGCTGGTGGTCGTGTCGTTTCATTCGCTGGAAGACCGCATCGTCAAGGATTTTTTCAACGCGCGCGGCAAGACCGGCGGCGGATCGCGGCATTTGCCCGAACTGGCGCAGGCCGCGCCGAGCTTTCAGATTCTGACCAAGCGTCCCATTACGCCCGGCGAAGCCGAAGTGTCTGCCAATCCACGCGCGCGCTCCGCAAAATTGCGCGCTGCCGAGCGCACCACAGCGCCCGCTCATGCGGCAGACCGCCTGCCAGCCTGGCCCGTTCTTACTGATGTGATGAGGGGAGGCTGACCATGCGGATCATCCACTTCCTCGTCATCGGCGTGCTGGTGTTCGCGGCCGCCTACGTCTACCGGATCAAGATGGAATCGACCGCGCGCGTCGAGCGCGTGCTGCGGCTCAACGCAGAGATCCGCGAGCAGCGCGACGCCATCGCGGCGCTGCGCGCGGAATGGGCCAAGCTCGATGCGCCGCTGCGGCTGCAAGGGCTCGCCGAGCGCCATCTCGGCCTGAAGCCGCTCAACGCCACGCAATATGATCAGTTGAAGAATTTGCCGGAACGGCCGCCGGCCTTTGCAAGGCCCGGTGCGCCCGATCCGATCGGCGCGATGATCAATACCATCGAGGCCAGCGCTGATGCGCCGCCCACAACCGGGTCGGTGCCCGCGCCGGGAGATCGGCAATGACCGGCCGGGCGCTCACCAACATCAAGCGGCCCGCGGAGCCGTGGCGGCAGCGGCTGATCCGCAGCCTGCTCTACGGGCGCAATGTCGATCGCGCCGTCAAGGCGCGGGCCCGGGTAGGATTGGCCATCCTGCTGTTCGCGGCGATCTATGCGGTGCTGGCCGGACGTCTGGTGATGTTCGCGGTCGGCGCCGACAGCCACGGCGCGCGCCGCGCCGGCTCGCAGGACGCGATTGCGACCGCGCGGCCCGATATCGTCGACCGCAATGGCGAGGTGCTCGCCACCGACGTCAAGGCGCCGAGCCTGTTCGGTGAGCCCAGGCGCATCATCGACAAGGACGAGGCGATCGAACTTCTGACCGCGGCGCTGCCGGACCTCGACACAATAGAGGCGCGCACACGCCTGTCGTCGCGCAAGGGTTTTGTGTGGCTGAAGCGCGAGATCACGCCGAAGCAGCAGCACGACATTCACAAGCTCGGCATTCCCGGCATCGGCTTCCTGCGCGAGAACAAGCGGGTCTATCCGACCGGTGCCGCGGTCGCGCATCTGATCGGGCTCGTCAACATCGACAACGCGGGCATCGCCGGGATGGAGAAGTGGCTCGACAATAACGGTCTGGCCGATCTGCACCGCGCCGGCTTTGCCACCGACCGCCTGCAGCGCCCGGTGGAGCTGTCGATCGACCTGCGCGTCGAACATGCGCTGCGCGACGAGCTGTTGAAGGCGAAGGAAAAATACAAGGCCAAGGCGGCGTCCGGCCTCGTCTCCAACGTCCGGACCGGCGAGATCGTGGCGCTGGTGTCGCTGCCGGATTTCGATCCCAACAATCCGAAAGAGGCGCACGACCCCGAGCGCATCAACCGCCTGACCACGGGCGTGTTCGAAATGGGCTCGACCTTCAAGGCGCTGACGCTGGCGATGGCGCTGGATTCCGGCAAGGCCAACCTCAACACGCTCTATGACGGGCGCGGGGTGCTGAAGTTCGGCAAGTTCACCATTCACGACACCCACCCCGTAGGCCGCTCGATCACGCTGTCGGAAGTGTTTACGTTTTCCTCGAACGTCGGCGCGGCCAAGATCGCGCTGGCGCAAGGCGTCGAGGCGCACAAGGCGTTCCTGAAGAAGCTCGGCCAGATGGACCGGTTGCGCACCGAACTGCCTGAAAGCGCCTCGCCGATCGTGCCGAAGCGCTGGACCGAACTCAACACCATCACGGCTTCCTTCGGTCACGGCATCGCGGTGGCGCCGCTGCAGGCGGTGATGGGCATCAATGCCTGCATCAATGGCGGCCTCCTGATTCCCCCGACCTTCCTCAAGCGGTCGGAAGAGGAGGCCAGGGCCATGGCCAGGAAGGTGCTCCGAACCGAAACCTCCGACAAGATGCGCTATCTGATGCGGCTGAACGCCGAGATCGGAACCGCCAAGAAGGCCGACGTGAAGGGTTACTATATCGGCGGCAAGACCGGCACCTCGGAAAAGGTGGTCAACGGCCGCTATTCCAAGAAACAGGTGCTGAACTCCTTCACCGCGATCATTCCGGCCGACAATCCGCAGTACCAGCTGCTGGTCATGCTGGACGAGCCGAAGGCGCTGCCGGAAACCCACGGCTTCATCACCTCGGGCTGGAACGCGGTGCCGACCGGCGGCAAGGTGATCGCCCGCATCGGGCCGCTTCTGGGCATCGAGCCGCGCTTCGATCTGCCGCCGTCCGACCGCCTTATTCTTGCGGCATCGAGGACAACCCAGTAAGGCGTAATATCACGCACGCGCGCCTCACTGCGCCGGCCGGACTGGAACACGATGAAACTTCGCGACCTCTTCAGCGATGACGCTGCGATCGAGCCGCAGGCGGAAGCTGTCGATGTGAAAGGCCTTAGCGTCGACAGCCGCGCGGTGAAACCGGGCGACCTGTTCTTTGCCATTGCCGGCAGCAAGACCGACGGTTCGCGCTTCGTCGATTCGGCGATACAGGCGGGTGCGGTCGCGGTAGCCGGTGACCATGCGCCGCCCGGCGGCCTCCGCGTGCCGTTCGTCGTCGCGCCAAATCCGCGCCGCGCGCTAGCGCTGGCGGCGGCGCGATTTTATCCGCGCCAGCCCGCGACAACAGCGGCGGTGACCGGGACCAGCGGCAAGACGTCGGTCGCCGCCTTCACGCGCCAGATCTGGGAACGGCTTGGCCATGCTTCCGCCAGCATCGGCACCATCGGCCTCGTTTCGCCGAAGCGCACGGTCTACGGCTCGCTGACGACCCCGGACCCGATCGCGCTTCACAAGCAGCTCGACGAAATCACGGGCGACGGCGTCACGCATCTGGCCTTCGAGGCATCCTCGCACGGGCTCGACCAGTTCAGGCTCGACGGCGTGCGCATTGCCGCCGGTGGTTTTACCAATCTGACGCGCGACCATATGGATTATCATCCTGACGTCGCGCATTACCTCGCCGCCAAGCTGCGGCTGTTCCGTGAGCTGGTGGCGCCGGACGGTGCAGCCGTTATTTCGGCCGATCATGATTGCTCACTGGAAGTGATCGAAGCGGCGCGGGTTCGGGGCTTGCGGATCATCGCCGTCGGCCGCAGTGCTGATGAGGCACGCGAGGGCATTCGTCTCGTCGATGCCGCGGTCGAAGGTTTTGCGCAAAAGCTCACGCTCGAATATCGGGGGCGCAAGCGTATGATCAAGCTGCCGCTGGTCGGCGAATTCCAGATCGAGAACGCGCTGGTTGCCGCCGGGCTCGCGATTGGCACCGGCAGCGAACCGAACGCTGTGCTGGCTGCGCTCGAACATCTCGAAGGCGCAAAAGGGCGGCTGGAGCGGGTCGGCGAACATAATGGCGCGCCGATCTTCGTCGACTACGCGCACAAGCCAGACGCGCTGGCGAAGGCGCTGCAGGCGCTGCGGCCTTATGCCAAACGCAAGCTCGTCGTGATCTTCGGCGCCGGTGGCGACCGCGATGCCGGCAAGCGCCCGATCATGGGCGCGATTGCGGCCGAGAATGCCGATCAAGTCATCGTCACCGACGACAATCCGCGCAGCGAGAATCCGGAAACAATCCGCGCCGCCATTCTGGCCGCGGCAAAGGGCGCAACAGACATCGGCGATCGCACTGAAGCGATCAGGGCAGGGATAGCGGCGCTGCAGCCCGGCGACGCGCTCCTGATCGCCGGCAAAGGGCACGAGACCGGCCAGATCGTCGGCGACAAGGTTTTGCCGTTCAGCGATCACGAGGCGGTGGCCGCCGCGCTGGCAGCGAGGGTGGCATGAGCGCGACGCCATTGTGGACCATTGCCGAAGTCGCGCGCGCGCTCGGGCTATCGGGGGAATTTGCCGATACGCCGATTGATTTCGTCACGCAGGACAGCCGCCTGGTGAAACCGGGCTGCCTGTTCGTGGCGTTGAGCGGCACGCCAAGCGGCGGCTTTATTTCCAGCTTCGCCAGCGCGCGCGACGGCTGGGAATTCGCCGACAAGGCGGAAGCGGCCGGCGCGGTCGCGATGATCGTTCCGCATCGGATCGACGGCGTCAGCATTCCGCAGTTGATCGTCAAGGATACGCTGATCGATGGCCTGTGGCGGTTGGCGCGCGCCGCGCGGGCGCGGTTTGCCGGACCGGTGATCGGCCTGACCGGCAGCGCCGGCAAGACCAGCACCAAGGAATTCCTTGCCGCGTATCCTGCCGCCTATGCCAGCCCGAGCAGTTTTAACAATTTCTGGGGCGTGCCGCTGACGCTGTGCAATGCCAGCCCCGAGGCGAGCGTGTGGGTCGTCGAAATGGGCATGAACCAGACCGGCGAGATCGCGCGCCTCAGCGAACTGACCCAGCCTACGGTCGCACTGGTCGTGAACGTGCAGCCGGTGCATCTGGAAAAGCTCGGCAGCCTGGAAGCGATCCGGCGCGAGAAGGTAAGCATCGCGCAAGGCTTACTAAGACAAGGCCTGCCAAAGGACGGCGTGCTGGTGCTGCCCGGGGATGTCGAGGCGCCGGAATGGAACGGCAAGGTCGTTCGCTTCGGCGAGGGATCCGGGGTACGGGAACTGAAGCATGCAGCCGAGGGCGAGAGCTGGAACGTCGCCGCAGAGGTGAACGGCAAGCAAGTCGAGTTCGGCTTGACGCCGGGCGCGCCGCACCGTCTGCAGAATGCATTGGCGGCGCTGGCGTCTATTCATGCCGCCGGGCTTAATGTGGCGGCGCTGGCCAAAGAGCTCGGCCATGTCGGCATCATGACCGGCCGCGGCGTCGAACAAACCGCCGATGGCGTCACCGTGATCGACGACAGTTTCAACGGCAATCCGGCCA
This window harbors:
- a CDS encoding penicillin-binding protein 2 encodes the protein MTGRALTNIKRPAEPWRQRLIRSLLYGRNVDRAVKARARVGLAILLFAAIYAVLAGRLVMFAVGADSHGARRAGSQDAIATARPDIVDRNGEVLATDVKAPSLFGEPRRIIDKDEAIELLTAALPDLDTIEARTRLSSRKGFVWLKREITPKQQHDIHKLGIPGIGFLRENKRVYPTGAAVAHLIGLVNIDNAGIAGMEKWLDNNGLADLHRAGFATDRLQRPVELSIDLRVEHALRDELLKAKEKYKAKAASGLVSNVRTGEIVALVSLPDFDPNNPKEAHDPERINRLTTGVFEMGSTFKALTLAMALDSGKANLNTLYDGRGVLKFGKFTIHDTHPVGRSITLSEVFTFSSNVGAAKIALAQGVEAHKAFLKKLGQMDRLRTELPESASPIVPKRWTELNTITASFGHGIAVAPLQAVMGINACINGGLLIPPTFLKRSEEEARAMARKVLRTETSDKMRYLMRLNAEIGTAKKADVKGYYIGGKTGTSEKVVNGRYSKKQVLNSFTAIIPADNPQYQLLVMLDEPKALPETHGFITSGWNAVPTGGKVIARIGPLLGIEPRFDLPPSDRLILAASRTTQ
- the ftsL gene encoding cell division protein FtsL, which translates into the protein MRIIHFLVIGVLVFAAAYVYRIKMESTARVERVLRLNAEIREQRDAIAALRAEWAKLDAPLRLQGLAERHLGLKPLNATQYDQLKNLPERPPAFARPGAPDPIGAMINTIEASADAPPTTGSVPAPGDRQ
- a CDS encoding UDP-N-acetylmuramoyl-L-alanyl-D-glutamate--2,6-diaminopimelate ligase, yielding MKLRDLFSDDAAIEPQAEAVDVKGLSVDSRAVKPGDLFFAIAGSKTDGSRFVDSAIQAGAVAVAGDHAPPGGLRVPFVVAPNPRRALALAAARFYPRQPATTAAVTGTSGKTSVAAFTRQIWERLGHASASIGTIGLVSPKRTVYGSLTTPDPIALHKQLDEITGDGVTHLAFEASSHGLDQFRLDGVRIAAGGFTNLTRDHMDYHPDVAHYLAAKLRLFRELVAPDGAAVISADHDCSLEVIEAARVRGLRIIAVGRSADEAREGIRLVDAAVEGFAQKLTLEYRGRKRMIKLPLVGEFQIENALVAAGLAIGTGSEPNAVLAALEHLEGAKGRLERVGEHNGAPIFVDYAHKPDALAKALQALRPYAKRKLVVIFGAGGDRDAGKRPIMGAIAAENADQVIVTDDNPRSENPETIRAAILAAAKGATDIGDRTEAIRAGIAALQPGDALLIAGKGHETGQIVGDKVLPFSDHEAVAAALAARVA
- a CDS encoding UDP-N-acetylmuramoyl-tripeptide--D-alanyl-D-alanine ligase, with protein sequence MSATPLWTIAEVARALGLSGEFADTPIDFVTQDSRLVKPGCLFVALSGTPSGGFISSFASARDGWEFADKAEAAGAVAMIVPHRIDGVSIPQLIVKDTLIDGLWRLARAARARFAGPVIGLTGSAGKTSTKEFLAAYPAAYASPSSFNNFWGVPLTLCNASPEASVWVVEMGMNQTGEIARLSELTQPTVALVVNVQPVHLEKLGSLEAIRREKVSIAQGLLRQGLPKDGVLVLPGDVEAPEWNGKVVRFGEGSGVRELKHAAEGESWNVAAEVNGKQVEFGLTPGAPHRLQNALAALASIHAAGLNVAALAKELGHVGIMTGRGVEQTADGVTVIDDSFNGNPASMVAALGSLKARPVKAGRRIAILGDMLELGADAPAYHEKLAGDLPGIDGIYCVGPLMRHLYGLVPAERALGWHEDPATLDPQEIAALLRDGDVVVVKGSKKMFWVNKFVPRLLAALQAKA